In Synergistaceae bacterium, a single window of DNA contains:
- a CDS encoding YicC family protein → MIRSMTGFTRESGVYDWGTMILELSSVNHRYQEISPRLPRELASFEPVVTNRLRQGTGRGKMRCTVELHWAAQYRTASLDTELLSNYHEQLSELAATLGNSAPPSLDSLLTLPGVFDSPSRSDRLEEMIRTAMEELLDRAVVNLLEMREVEGANLLAAIEEYLASLGDLVDSLETAWTAKKEEVMNETRARIASLLEGVSLDVDQNRIAQEIVILSDKWDISEEFVRAKSHLGQFKTILNGKESEGRKLDFLLQEMNREVNTIGSKIADAELRWMVVEAKAILEKIREQVQNVE, encoded by the coding sequence ATGATACGCAGCATGACCGGCTTTACCAGGGAGTCAGGCGTCTACGACTGGGGAACGATGATCCTGGAGCTTTCCTCCGTCAATCACCGTTACCAGGAGATATCTCCGCGGCTCCCCAGGGAGTTGGCCTCCTTCGAGCCGGTTGTGACAAACAGGCTAAGGCAGGGAACCGGCAGGGGGAAGATGCGCTGCACCGTGGAGCTGCACTGGGCTGCCCAGTACAGGACGGCCTCTTTGGACACCGAGCTGCTCTCAAATTACCACGAACAGCTCTCGGAGCTCGCGGCGACCTTGGGGAATAGTGCTCCTCCCTCGCTGGATTCCCTGTTGACTCTGCCCGGAGTGTTCGATTCTCCCTCCCGGTCGGACCGCTTGGAGGAGATGATAAGGACGGCGATGGAGGAACTCCTAGACAGGGCTGTCGTGAACCTATTGGAAATGAGAGAGGTCGAAGGGGCGAATTTGCTTGCTGCCATTGAGGAATACCTGGCTTCCTTGGGAGACTTGGTGGACTCTCTCGAGACGGCATGGACGGCCAAAAAAGAGGAGGTCATGAACGAGACCAGGGCCAGGATCGCCTCCTTGCTGGAAGGCGTCTCCCTTGACGTCGATCAGAACCGCATCGCGCAGGAGATAGTCATACTCTCCGACAAGTGGGATATATCCGAAGAGTTTGTTAGGGCAAAGAGCCATCTCGGTCAGTTCAAGACCATACTGAACGGCAAGGAGTCGGAGGGGAGAAAGCTCGATTTTCTCCTGCAGGAGATGAACAGGGAGGTAAACACGATAGGTTCCAAAATTGCGGACGCGGAACTCCGATGGATGGTGGTGGAGGCAAAAGCCATCCTCGAGAAGATAAGGGAACAAGTCCAGAACGTGGAGTGA
- the hflX gene encoding GTPase HflX has product MKKAVLAAIELPGQNFSPTLLMEELSLLLENLGIATVGTVVQKRGKPDPAFLLGKGKVEEAALFCRETGADLLVCNESLSPGQKSNLQSVVGIEVWDRPFVIMKIFEKRARTSEAKLQVEMALCRYEIPHLKGLGVQMSRLGGGIGTRGPGETEFEIHRRRLERRIRDIGKKLRTLKRKRELQRARRRKMRAPVVSLVGYTNSGKSSLLRALSGDSSLIVEDRLFTTLDTFIRSVFLSSGRNVLVSDTVGFIRDLPPGLVAAFRTTLEEITGSDLLLIVIDVSAPDFLEVRDVVEQTLYEIGAGDTPRLFVLNKMDLVSKDDLSAAMARLGVGENQVFGVCTLDKRGLPELRRALARMLDNTEGEPA; this is encoded by the coding sequence ATGAAAAAGGCGGTCCTGGCTGCCATAGAGCTGCCCGGGCAAAACTTCTCCCCAACGCTCCTCATGGAAGAACTCTCCCTGCTCCTGGAAAACCTCGGCATCGCCACCGTCGGTACGGTGGTCCAGAAAAGGGGAAAGCCCGACCCGGCGTTCCTTTTGGGCAAGGGAAAAGTTGAAGAGGCGGCGCTTTTCTGCCGGGAGACAGGCGCGGACCTGCTAGTGTGCAACGAAAGCCTCAGCCCCGGACAGAAGAGCAATCTTCAGTCGGTCGTGGGAATAGAAGTGTGGGATCGCCCTTTCGTGATCATGAAGATCTTCGAGAAGCGAGCACGGACGTCCGAGGCCAAGCTGCAGGTCGAGATGGCCCTCTGCAGATACGAGATACCCCATCTGAAGGGGCTGGGGGTCCAGATGTCGCGCCTCGGCGGAGGCATAGGCACGAGAGGCCCCGGCGAGACGGAGTTCGAGATCCATCGAAGAAGGCTTGAACGCAGGATCAGGGACATCGGAAAAAAACTCCGGACCCTGAAGCGAAAAAGGGAGCTTCAAAGGGCCAGGAGGAGAAAGATGCGAGCGCCCGTTGTCTCCCTCGTCGGATACACCAACAGCGGAAAGTCATCGCTCCTGAGGGCGTTGAGCGGCGACTCTTCGCTCATCGTCGAGGACAGGCTATTCACCACTCTCGACACATTCATTCGCTCGGTCTTTCTGTCGTCGGGCAGGAACGTCCTCGTGTCGGACACGGTGGGTTTCATCAGGGATCTGCCCCCGGGACTCGTGGCCGCCTTCAGGACGACCCTGGAGGAGATTACTGGCTCCGACCTGTTGCTGATAGTCATAGACGTCTCCGCGCCCGACTTCCTCGAGGTCAGGGACGTAGTGGAGCAGACTCTGTACGAGATCGGGGCGGGCGATACGCCGCGACTCTTTGTCTTGAACAAGATGGACTTGGTCTCCAAGGATGATTTGAGCGCCGCCATGGCCCGCCTTGGGGTTGGAGAAAACCAGGTGTTCGGCGTTTGCACTCTCGACAAAAGGGGATTGCCGGAGCTTCGGAGGGCGCTCGCTCGAATGTTGGACAATACGGAGGGAGAACCTGCATGA
- a CDS encoding 1-acyl-sn-glycerol-3-phosphate acyltransferase has product MTLYNRVFYFLVRRFFFICLKVYNRLSIKWTSALPGRNVIVAANHTSNLDPVIMGAVFPRRLRYLAKEELFKPFLFGGAIRALGAIPVSKSDSQRAGAALRTFLKLLESGENVLIFPEGGRSTDGNLQPLEGGVALIALKSGAPVVPAMISGAFEAMPPGRNWVKPLRLSIVFGDAIDSSKYAPLGKEGRDSLLKDLDDSFASLGGRRSPAEKEIS; this is encoded by the coding sequence ATGACGCTCTACAACAGGGTCTTCTACTTTCTTGTCAGACGATTTTTCTTCATATGCCTGAAGGTCTACAATCGCCTTTCAATAAAATGGACCTCCGCTCTCCCGGGGCGAAACGTCATCGTGGCCGCCAATCACACCAGCAACCTGGATCCCGTGATAATGGGCGCGGTTTTCCCTCGTCGCCTCCGCTACCTTGCAAAGGAGGAGCTCTTCAAACCTTTTCTATTCGGTGGCGCGATCCGCGCGCTCGGTGCGATACCAGTGAGCAAAAGCGACAGCCAGAGGGCCGGTGCCGCTCTTCGCACCTTCCTGAAGCTCCTTGAAAGCGGCGAGAACGTGCTTATCTTCCCCGAGGGAGGCCGTTCTACCGACGGAAATCTACAGCCTCTGGAGGGAGGAGTGGCCTTGATCGCTCTTAAGTCGGGGGCCCCGGTCGTGCCGGCGATGATCTCCGGTGCCTTCGAGGCCATGCCGCCGGGAAGAAATTGGGTGAAGCCGTTGCGCCTGTCAATTGTCTTCGGGGATGCGATCGACTCGTCGAAGTATGCCCCTCTTGGAAAAGAGGGCAGGGACTCCCTGTTGAAGGATCTCGACGATTCCTTCGCCTCTTTGGGCGGCCGCCGGTCGCCGGCGGAGAAAGAGATTTCATGA
- a CDS encoding (d)CMP kinase, translating to MSKGSFVVAIDGPAGAGKSTLAKNVAKKLGMRYLDTGALYRALAYHLHSKNIPPEEGGEMEKALGEISLTVEQDSLLVNGEDVRELIRTPLVDSIVSSYASLPSLRRRLLSIQREQGERGELVADGRDMGTVVFPDADVKVFLTASDEVRAKRRQLELTERGESASYEEVLDSIRSRDRIDSERSVAPLRKAEGAVVLDTDGLTIIEAVDALASIVLESKRRASSR from the coding sequence ATGAGCAAAGGCTCTTTCGTGGTGGCGATCGACGGGCCTGCCGGGGCGGGCAAGAGCACACTTGCGAAAAACGTCGCGAAAAAGCTTGGCATGCGCTATCTGGATACCGGGGCCCTGTACAGGGCCCTCGCCTACCATCTGCACTCTAAAAACATCCCTCCGGAAGAGGGAGGGGAGATGGAGAAGGCCCTCGGGGAGATATCTCTGACAGTTGAGCAGGACTCGCTCCTGGTGAACGGAGAGGACGTCCGCGAACTGATTCGTACGCCGCTGGTCGACTCCATCGTCTCATCCTACGCCTCCCTTCCGTCCCTGCGGAGGCGGCTTCTTTCGATCCAACGAGAGCAGGGCGAGAGGGGCGAGCTGGTAGCCGACGGGCGAGACATGGGAACAGTGGTCTTCCCCGATGCGGATGTGAAGGTCTTTCTCACCGCCTCCGACGAGGTGCGCGCCAAGCGTCGGCAGCTCGAACTGACCGAGCGAGGGGAGTCGGCGTCCTACGAAGAGGTGCTGGATTCCATAAGGTCGCGAGACAGGATTGACAGCGAGCGCTCGGTCGCTCCCCTCCGCAAGGCCGAGGGGGCCGTCGTACTCGACACGGATGGACTGACGATAATCGAGGCGGTCGACGCTCTCGCCTCAATAGTATTGGAGAGCAAGAGGAGAGCCTCGTCAAGATGA